Below is a window of Lagenorhynchus albirostris chromosome 11, mLagAlb1.1, whole genome shotgun sequence DNA.
TCGGGGTCATGGGGCCTGAAAGAGGCTTCAGAGCGGGGAGCAAGGGCAGGCAGGGTGGTCTGAGCCAGAGGAGGGGCCTCGGTCCCCAGCTCCCGTTCGGGAGGGGGGCCAACGGTGATGCACAGGCAGGCAGTGGCCAGTGGTCCCGCCTCATCCCAGTAGGGGTCTCCCTGTGGCTGGCCCCAGCTGCCCTGGTGGTCCTGAGGTCAGAGGGTCAAGACAAGGTCTCCTCAGCTCCTCCTTAGCACCCTGCCCACAGCCATTGGGACCCAGGAGCCCAAATTCCTTGGGGAGTCTTCCTAGGGCCTAAACTAGAGACTGACTCCACCAGCCCCCTTCCTACTACAGAAGACAattctttttcccccaaatacaTGCACCAGCAAGCACATCTGTCACAAGACAGGTCAGAGCTTTAAGCCCAGCCGCCCCCCAGTGGTTTTGTCACCTCACACACCCTATCTAAGAGACTCTCCGTAGCTGTTCCCTCCTTTCAGAAACACTGATGTCTTCCTGCCCTGCGCTCACAATCACACCTGGAGTCCCCTCTCTACCACGCAGACCTCCAGCTAACCGTCCTTCCAACCTCTTCATCCCAACCTCATTAAAGTGAGATGTTCCTAACATGTGGGAGAGGCGGAGACAAACAAAGAGATCCACGGTTGcctgagacagagacacacagactgtcagaagaaaaaaaatagagaaagggaGATACATTTGAAAAAACTCTCCAAACTTTCTAATATCTTATCCCAGGCTCTCCCACTCTTATTTTGCCTCTATGCCCTAGGTCTCCCGCCTTGGCTGGGCAGTGTCCCTTGCAAGTAGAGCATCCCCTCAGGTCCCTTCCCCCACCGCTCCCAGGTggtccccctcctgccccccttcTCACCTCCGTCTGGGCGCAGGGCTCGGGATGCGCGGTCCAGGGCTGGAGTCTGGGCTGGGGGGTGTGCggtggggaggggggggcggACAGGGCTACAGCAGCGCAGCCTCagggccacccccaccccccaacctggCCCCCAGCCCTCCGGCCGGCCCAGCCCGCCGGGCCGCGAGCCGGGACCACCCGCGAGAAGcgcaaacttttttttcccttttgcaaaAACTTTTTCTCTAGCCGCTGGCGCGCCGCCGCTCTTCCCGCTCGCCCCTCACCTCCCTCCtatttccctccctcttgccGTTCCGGAGGATGAGGCGGGGTAGCTGGAAGCAAGAGAGGGGGTGCCGGGCTTATTGCACCCCCAGGACCCCCAGGATCCTCCCCCTCCCTTGAGGCACCCTATACTGCCTAACACCCCCCCCCGCGCTGAACATGCTGCTGGTAGTGGGCAGTAAATCCCGGCGTGGATCCCTGGATCGGCTGCCTACGAAGAGGCCCTGAATCAGAGCCAGAAAAAACAAATTGAGAAATATATTGGGGGGCGGAGGGGTGACGGAAAAACTCACCCGAGAAAAATAATATTGGAAGTAGGGTCGTCGACTTTAGTTGGTGCTAACTGAGCATTCCATAACTATCCTGTAGTTTTTCTGCCGGCCTCACCCTTTGGATAGAACATGAAGGGGTTGGGACAGATTTGGGGTGGAAACAGGATTGGGATAAAGTTGGGTTGGGAGCCCTGGGCGGAAGGTGAGGGGTCCATGGAGCATAAAAGGGAGGAGCAGCGGCTGAGGCTCTGGGTACAGCGCAGGGCCTGTGTTCACAAAGGTGCTAAGGAGCCCTGAGACTGAAGCACTGTTCCCGTTCCTGGAGAACTACTTTCCTTCATCTCGgagttctggagactggggcCACCTCTGCACCTCTACGCGGCActctctctttctgctcttcAAGGCTGTCTGCTCCCTCTGCTGGTCTTTCTGGCACATGACACCTTCTTCGAGTCTGACTGGAGGCAGGGGAGACTGGGGAAGTGAAGGAGTAGGAGGCTTAGGTCCCCCCACCAAAGCCCAGCTGGGAGCCCATGCAGGGGTTGCATAAGCCCAAAGAAACAGAGGGGCACACCGGCAGAGGCTGCTACTGCAGAGTGGTAGTGTCTGATAGGGGAGTGCCCTGTCCCTTTGGACTTGTGTTGCCATGGTTACCGGATGCAGGGGAAGGGGCAGCtattttaatctctctgaactttCTTTATGAGAAAGGGGAGAAGGCATGGTGGGGGAAAGGAGCCCCTTCTTTTTCTGTCACCCCTCAGATAGCCCTCCCACATCCTAGCTCTGCTTCCAAGAACCACGCCTCCTTGGGTCTGAAGAGTCAGTCAGTTAACTGTTCAGTGTGAGGGTCAAGGGGAAAGGTGAAGCTAGGAAGAGGTCTGAGGCCTGACAAATATATGTATTAACTGTGGGAGGACAGATAAGGAGCCCTATTTTAGCCTCCCTCCCCCACATGACTTTGACCCAGACAGTTATACCCAGAGGGTCAGGCAAGATCAATGATAACTGGAGAAGAGACCTTACACATGCCCCTTCCagggagctctttttttttttttttaatttatttttggctgtgttgtgtctttattgctgctctcaggctttctctagttgcagcaagcaggggctactcttcgttgcagtgcgcgggcttctcattgcagtggcttctcttgttgcggaacacatgCTCTAaaagcgcaggcttcagtagttgtggcacacgggctcagtagttgtggcacgcaggctctagagcacaggatcagtagttgtggcacacgggcttagctgctctgcggcatgtgggatcttcccggaccccacggtatcaaacccgtgtcccctgcattggcaggtggattcttaaccactgcgccaccagggaagtcacagggGAGCTCTTTAGAGCGCATTGCTTTCTCCTCCCCACCCAGGACTCTAGATCAGCAATTCTCAAACAATTTGGCTTCAATGTCCCTTTACATTCTGAAAAATTactgagcttttgtttatgtgatttatatcaatttaccatattagaaattaaaactgaaaaaaaagtttgtaacaCAAGAATACACAAGCACACATCCCATTAACAAAGATGTCAGAAATGTGATGTAATCTCATGTCCTACagtctctggaaaactccaccGTAGGCTGTGGagatattgaaaattaaaaaggcaTATAACATCttagttttattatgaaaatagttttgactacCTGAAAGGGTCTCAGAGACCTCCTGGAGGTTCCCAGGCCACACTCTGAGAACAATTGTTCTGGACCATCATCCCAGCCCTTCTTTATGACTCacacttgttgattttttttcctcatttttattagGAAAGTATAAACATTTGCCTCCCTGATGGGtcctgccccccgccccaagAAAAACCAGAGAACTTTTCAGGCTCAGCACTCCTCTCTCTGGACCCCCATTTCCGGGGCTCTCCCAAACACCTCCCGTCAGCCCCTTTCCCagctccctcttgagcctcccttcaAGCACTTCCACAGCCCTTACGCTTGGCCAGCCTGTTTCCCCCAATCCCAAGCCCAGTGGGCCCTTGGtctgcttcttccttccctcacttGAGGACTTTCCTCTGGAGAGACTAAGTgatttttctctgccttctccttcccaccctccctccctcacctctgccatcttctcagatGGCTTAGGGTAGGAAATCATACTTTCTGGGTAGACTCCTTTAGAGGACACACTTTCCCCATCTCCCCACACATCAACCAGCCTGGGATGTGCCAGAGTCCGGACAAGGAAGTGCCCATTTGGGTCCCAGAGGGGTCAGCCCATTCATATTGCCAGGTGACCCACTGGATGAAGGTATGGGTCAGGAATCTGATGCCTCCAGACACAGATGCCCTTTGCCTAGGGACCCCTAGTTTGATGTCTTCACTCCAAACCCCCAGGTCCTCTCGCTAGCTGCAGCCACAGGCCTCTACCACCATATCTGGCACATCTGTCTTGACCACGTTGCCATCACGGTCAaggtagaggagagagagaggccttCGGGCAGTAGGGACACAACAGGAAGTACCCAAGGGCCAAGGGTTGTTGGCCTTGAGGAGGCTGAAGACAGCAGAATGGAAGGAGGCAGCAATGCCTGGGCTGCCAGCCAGGTGCGGGGGACACTGCCCACTGCAGTAATTCAGCTGGTACCCCTCAGGCTGCAGGATCCAGTCCCGCCATCCCAGTTCCTGGAAGCCTACATAATGGTCTCGCCTACAGCATAAGGGGGTCTCAGGCTCACAGCTGGGGGTCCTCCTCCTGGCCCGGCCTGCTCCAGGCTCTTTGGGCCGGGTCTTCAGCTCCAGGAAGGGCCGCTGCTCTCCCGCTGTGTCCAGGAGCTGCTGAGTTTGGGGGGCAGCTGTGCTGTTGCCTTCTAGCGGTCTGCAGTCCAGTTGGAGTTTCAAGACACCAGACTCCTCATGCCTCAAGCCACTAGAGGGCAGAGTCAGGGCGTGCCAGCCCGGGGCCGTCAGTTGGTGCTCAGCCAGGAGGACGTGGGACCCTCGGCGTCTCCTCCTAGGGCCCCATCGGAAAATCCTCAAGGAAAGAGTGCCAGGAAGGGTGGGAAGCACATGCAGCCAGAGGCGAGCGTGGTACAGGTGGTGGGACCGAGGCGTGGACAGGTAGAAGGTGAGCGTGCAGCTGCAGGTGGAGGCGGAGGAGTCTGCCGGGAAGATGGAGAAGGGACTGAGGACTGCAATCGGAGATGTGCTGTCCCCTGACGCTCCCGCAAGCCCTGCCAGCTGCTCCCCCTAGCTCCCACCTTTAGAGGAAGCAGGGACTCCGAGGCCAGTCCTGCTCcaactcttcctcttcctcctgtgcCGCGCTCCCTCTGCTTCTGCTGTCGCTGtcattctcccctcccttctccctttccccgcctgctctctgcctgtctctccctCACCCACCTGTGATGGCAGCAAAGCTGATGACCTGCTCCCCATTCGCTGGAACCACACTTCCCCGCTGCAGTCTCCGGAGGGCTCTGGTCAGCGCTGCCTGGGGTAGAGGATGAGTTATTATGGGACGACCGGTCAGGTGTAGCCCTTCGAGGATCTGCTGCTTGGCTAGCTCAAGGACCAGAGCTCTTTCTGCTTGGGGTGCCAGTGTGGGGCCTCCACAGGAGGGACACACAGACCCTGCCCTCTGTGCCCACACCAGTGCCCACAGCAGCACCAGCTGGAGCTGGACATCAGAGAGTCCCATGCTCCTGGTGAATGGCCCTGGGTCAGTCGGGAGCCTCGGATGGCTGTAGCTCCTTCTGTTGAGTCTGGTTGTGTGGAGGCCAATGAGGGCACGGCGGCAGCAGACAGCAGTGCCACACCTACCCTTGGCCAAGGGTAGAGCCACCTGTCTTCTGTTGCCTGGGACTCAGGAAGGCAGACAGTGGACGCTCCGATGGGTAGCTATGTTCAGTGTAGTCTGCCAGTTTGACCCTCACAGCTCATGTCTGGCTACTGACTGGGGCCTCTCTAGAGCCAGCAGCCTAGGGCTCCCTCACCTAGTGGTCAGCAGGCAGACCTACCCTCTGAGCCCCAGGATTGGCCAACTGTGCTGCCCATCAGGTCCCTGCAGGGGGTGGAGGTTCCCCCCTGGAGCTCAGGTTTCACCATCTGGCCCTGGTCACGGAGCTTGAGGCAGgggtatgggggtgggggggctatGTGGACACGCATGATGCAAGAAGGAGGATGATTTCACATGCTCAGTCCCCAAGGTCTGGGGCTCGGGGGAGGGAACTCCATACGAGCAAGGTGGGAAGGGCAGTTTCCCCCATACCTACAGTCTGTCTAGCTTGCCCATCCACCACTgctgcagcagtttccatgaggcagctGGGAATCCCAGTGGTTATTTCTCTGGGCTGGAAGGTGAACTCTGGTCTTTTTATTTCTAGCAATGGGGCTGGGACAGTGgtgagaggctgggggtgggaggaacgGAGTCCTCTTGCCCAGGCCAAGGTGGCAGTGCCACGGGGCACAGAAGTCACCCCCTGACCTTGCCTGTGCTGACCGCCCAGAGTCCAGTTGGACTGGAGCACAGTGTGGACGAGGGCTGGAGCattggtgtgtgggggggagtaGCATGTTACTGTGATGTCTGGGGAAACCTAGAGAGGTGGGGGTAGTGGTGATGCAATCTTACAGCAGGGCAGAGTCCATCAAGGATGGCAGAGGGGCATGGGAGTTGGAAGGGCCTGTCCCCAGCTGCTGGTTCTCTTTCAGGGCACTGTAAGAACTGCCCAGATTTGGGATATCCTAGAAGTGCTGCCAGCCTCTGTTCATGGTGGTGGGAAATGGAAGGTTTatggactttttctttttaattaattaatttatttttggctgcatgaggtcttcattgctgcgtgaggaggctactcttcattgcagtgcacgggcttcccattgcggtggcttctcttgtcgccaagcacgggctctaggcacgcgggcttcgtagttgtggcgcacgggcttagatgctcggcggcatgtggcatcttcccggaccagggattgaacccgtgtcccctgcactggcaggcggattctcaaccaccgtgccaccaggaagcccaggtTTATGGACTTTTAAGAACAAAGCATGACCAGTACAGCAACCTtagtcccagc
It encodes the following:
- the INHBE gene encoding inhibin beta E chain, with the protein product MGLSDVQLQLVLLWALVWAQRAGSVCPSCGGPTLAPQAERALVLELAKQQILEGLHLTGRPIITHPLPQAALTRALRRLQRGSVVPANGEQVISFAAITDSSASTCSCTLTFYLSTPRSHHLYHARLWLHVLPTLPGTLSLRIFRWGPRRRRRGSHVLLAEHQLTAPGWHALTLPSSGLRHEESGVLKLQLDCRPLEGNSTAAPQTQQLLDTAGEQRPFLELKTRPKEPGAGRARRRTPSCEPETPLCCRRDHYVGFQELGWRDWILQPEGYQLNYCSGQCPPHLAGSPGIAASFHSAVFSLLKANNPWPLGTSCCVPTARRPLSLLYLDRDGNVVKTDVPDMVVEACGCS